The genome window TCAGGGCGTCGGCGGCGAGCTTGATCAGCTCGTTGTCGAGCGCCTTCTCCAGGCCGTGGTCCTGCGCGATCACCTGGTGGCGCACCGCGCCCTCGGGCAGCTCGGGCACGTGGAACAGCGGCTCCAGGTCCAGGCCCTGCGCCTTCCAGTGGTTCACCGCGCGGGTGACGTCCAGGACCTCGGCGTGGCCGACGGCCTCCTCGATGGAGCGGAATCCCAGCTCGGCCAGCAGCTCGCGGACCTCCTCCGCGATGAACCGGAAGAAGTTCACGACGAACTCGGCCTTGCCGGAGAACCGCTCGCGCAGCACCGGGTTCTGCGTGGCGATACCGACCGGGCAGGTGTCCAGGTGGCAGACGCGCATCATGACACAGCCGGAGACGACGAGCGGAGCGGTCGCGAAACCGAACTCCTCGGCGCCGAGCAGCGCGGCGATGACCACGTCGCGGCCGGTCTTCAGCTGGCCGTCGGTCTGCACGACGATGCGGTCGCGCAGGCCGTTGAGCAGCAGGGTCTGCTGGGTCTCGGCGAGGCCGAGCTCCCAGGGGCCGCCCGCGTGCTTCAGCGAGGTGAGCGGCGAGGCGCCCGTGCCGCCGTCGTGGCCGGAGATGAGGACGACGTCCGCGTGCGCCTTGGACACACCGGCCGCGACCGTGCCGACGCCGACCTCGGAGACCAGCTTCACGTGGATGCGGGCCTGCGGGTTGGCGTTCTTCAGGTCGTGGATCAGCTGCGCCAGGTCCTCGATGGAGTAGATGTCGTGGTGCGGCGGCGGGGAGATGAGCCCCACGCCCGGCGTCGAGTGCCGGGTCTTGGCCACCCACGGGTACACCTTGTGGCCGGGCAGCTGGCCGCCCTCGCCGGGCTTGGCGCCCTGGGCCATCTTGATCTGGATGTCGTCCGCGTTGACCAGGTACTCGGAGGTCACGCCGAAGCGGCCGGAGGCCACCTGCTTGATCGCCGAGCGGCGCGCCGGGTCGTACAGGCGCTCCGGGTCCTCGCCGCCCTCACCGGTGTTGGACTTGCCGCCCAGCTGGTTCATGGCGATGGCGAGGGTCTCGTGCGCCTCCTGGGAGATGGAGCCGTACGACATGGCGCCCGTGGAGAACCGCTTGACGATCGACGAGACCGGCTCGACCTCCTCGATCGGGATCGGCCCCCGGCCCGACTTGAAGCCGAACAGGCCGCGCAGCGTCATCAGGCGCTCGGACTGCTCGTTCACGCGGGCCGTGTACTTCTTGAAGATGTCGAAGCGGCCGGTGCGCGTGGAGTGCTGGAGGCGGAAGACCGTCTCCGGGTCGAACAGGTGCGGCTCGCCCTCGCGGCGCCACTGGTACTCGCCGCCGATCTCCAGCGCGCGGTGCGCGGGAGCGATGCCGGAGGCCGGGTAGGCCTTGGCGTGGCGGGCGGCGACCTCCTGGGCGATGACGTCGATGCCGACACCGCCGATCTTGGTGGCCGTGCCGTTGAAGTACTTGTCGACGAAGGCCTCGTCCAGGCCGACGGCCTCGAAGACCTGGGCGCCGCGGTAGGAGGCGACCGTCGAGATGCCCATCTTGGACATGACCTTCAGGACGCCCTTGCCGAGGGCGTAGATCAGGTTGCGGATGGCCTGCTCGGGCTCGGCGCCGGGCAGGAACGTCCCTGCGCGGACGAGGTCCTCGACGGACTCCATCGCCAGGTACGGGTTGACGGCCGCCGCGCCGTAGCCGATGAGCAGGGCGACGTGGTGGACCTCGCGGACGTCGCCGGCCTCGACCAGCAGGCCCACCTGAGTGCGCTGCTTGGTGCGGATGAGGTGGTGGTGGACGGCCGCGGTGAGCAGCAGCGACGGGATCGGCGCGTGCTCGGCGTCCGAGTGCCGGTCCGACAGGACGATCAGACGGGCGCCGTTCTCGATGGCGGCGTCGGCCTCGGCGCAGATCTCCTCCAGGCGCGCGGCGAGGGCGTCACCGCCGCCGTGCACCCGGTACAGGCCGGACAGCGTGGCGGCCTTGAAGCCGGGCATGTCGCCGTCGGCGTTGATGTGGATGAGCTTGGCCAGCTCGTCATTGTCGATCACCGGGAAGGGCAGCACGACGCTGCGGCAGGAGGCCGCGGTCGGGTCGAGCAGGTTGCCCTGCGGGCCCAGCGAGGAGCGCAGCGAGGTGACCAGCTCCTCGCGGATCGCGTCCAGCGGCGGGTTGGTGACCTGCGCGAACAGCTGGGTGAAGTAGTCGAAGAGCAGGCGCGGACGCTCAGACAGCGCGGCGATGGGCGAGTCGGTGCCCATGGAGCCGATCGGCTCGGCGCCGGTCTTGGCCATCGGGGCGAGGATGACGCGCAGCTCCTCCTCGGTGTAGCCGAAGGTCTGCTGGCGGCGGGTGACCGAGGCGTGGGTGTGCACGATGTGCTCACGCTCGGGCAGGTCGCCCAGCTCGATCTCGCCGGCCTCCAGCCACTCGGCGTAGGGCTGCTCGGCGGCGAGCGTCGCCTTGATCTCGTCGTCCTCGATGATGCGGTGCTCGGCGGTGTCCACGAGGAACATGCGGCCGGGCTGCAGGCGGCCCTTGCGGACGACCTTGGCCGGGTCGATGTCGAGGACGCCGACCTCGGAGGCGAGGACGACGAGGCCCTCGTCGGTCACCCAGTAGCGGCCGGGACGCAGGCCGTTGCGGTCGAGCACGGCGCCGACCTGGACGCCGTCGGTGAAGGTGACGGTGGCCGGGCCGTCCCAGGGCTCCATCATCGTGGAGTGGTACTGGTAGAAGGCGCGCCGGGCCGGGTCCATGGAGTCGTGGTTCTCCCACGCCTCCGGGATCATCATCAGCACGGAGTGCGGCAGGGAGCGGCCGCCGAGGTGGAGCAGCTCGAGCACCTCGTCGAAGGAGGCGGAGTCGGAGGCGTCCGGGGTGCAGATCGGGAAGATCCGCTCCAGCTTCTCCTGCGGGCCGAACAGGTCGGAGATCAGCTGCGACTCGCGGGCGCGCATCCAGTTGCGGTTGCCCTTGACCGTGTTGATCTCGCCGTTGTGCGCGACGAAGCGGTACGGGTGGGCGAGCGGCCAGCTCGGGAAGGTGTTCGTGGAGAACCGCGAGTGGACGAGCGCGATGGCCGTGGCGAAGCGGCGGTCGGACAGGTCCGGGAAGAAGGGCTCGAGCTGGCCGGTGGTCAGCATGCCCTTGTACACGATCGTGCGCGCGGACAGCGACGGGAAGTACACGCCGGCCTCGCGCTCGGCGCGCTTGCGCAGGACGAACGCCTTGCGGTCGAGGTCGATGCCCTTGCTCACGCCGTCCGTCACGAACAGCTGGCGGAAGGCGGGCATCGTGGAGCGGGCGGTGGCACCGAGGAGCTCGGGGGCGACCGGGACCTCGCGCCAGCCCAGGACGGTCAGGCCCTCCTCGGCGGCGATCGCGTCGATCGTCGAGGCGGCCTCGGCGGTACCGTCCTCGGGCAGGAAGGCGATACCGACGGCGTAGGCGCCCGCCTCGGGCAGTTCGAATCCGGCCACCTCCCGGAGGAAGGCGTCGGGGACCTGGGAGAGGATGCCGGCGCCGTCACCCGAGTCGGGCTCGGAGCCGGTGGCACCGCGGTGTTCCAGGTTGCGCAGAACCGTGAGCGCCTGCTCGACCAGCGCATGGCTCGCCTCGCCGGTGAGGGTGGCCACGAAGCCGACGCCACAGGCGTCGTGCTCGTTGCGGGGGTCGTACATACCCTGCGCAGCAGGGCGAGCATCCATGAAGGACCAGTTCTGGCCATTCGCGGAGTGCTGGGACGGCTGGCGCGGCGTACGCATCGGCTCTCCCGTCGTCGTCATGTGGCATATGCAGGTGCCGAGGGACGACGTTGGCCCTCTGCGAAGAGTGCAAAATTTCGTGCAGGTTACATGATGGAGCGGTTCTCGGAAACCGGGATAGACCGTTCCAACATGCGGACATCGCCGGGGCGTGGCGCGGGTTCCACGCACGGCGATGGAGTGGAGGGGGCACAAGCGGACAGATCAGTGTCCGTCGACCCTGGTACGGAGGGCAACATCGCCCACCGTGAGGGGTGCGGAGCAGGCCTCATTGCCCGCGGCGCTTACGGCTCATGCCCGCTGGTTAAGCACGCGAAACCGTCGAGTAACAACTATTTATGCGGCCCCTCGCATAACTAGCCTGCGCCTATCGTACGGCCGTACCGAACAAAGTGCCCAGGACGTACGTCACACCCGCCGCGGCACCACCGAGGGCGAGCTGCCGGAGGCCGCTGTACCACCAGCTGCGTGCGGTCACCTTGGCCACGACGGCACCGCAGGCGAAGAGGCCGAGGAGTGCGAGAAGGACGGCGGGCCACAGGGCGTGGGCACCGAGCAGGTAGGGCAGAAGGGGCAGCAGGGCGCCGAGCGCGAAGGATCCGAAGCTGGAGACGGCGGCCACCAGCGGGGAGGGCAGGTCGCCCGGGTCGATGCCGAGCTCCTCGCGGGCGTGTATCTCCAAGGCCTGCTCGGGGTCGCGGGAGAGCTGCTTGGCGACCTCGCGGGCCAGCGCGGGCTCGACGCCGCGCGCCTCGTACAGCGCCGCCAGCTCCTCCTCCTCGTCCTCCGGGTGCCTCCGCAGCTCCCGCCGCTCGACGTCGAGCTCGGCCTCGACCAGCTCGCGCTGGGAGGCGACGGAGGTGTACTCGCCCGCGGCCATGGAGAAGGCCCCGGCGGCCAGGCCCGCGAGGCCCGTGATGATGATGGTCTGCTGGCTGACGGACCCGCCGGCGACACCGGTCATCAGGGCCAGGTTGGACACCAGCCCGTCCATCGCGCCGAACACGGCCGGGCGCAGCCAGCCACCGTTGACATCCCGGTGGGTGTGGTTGTCCCGGTGCGCCTCGTGCAGCGTCGCCTCGGTCTCGATGATGGCCATGAGGTCCCCCAGGAAGCTTAGGCAAAGCTAAGTTTGGACAAGTTCTATCCTTCGACAACGCAGAACTTACGCCTTCAATTTC of Streptomyces cynarae contains these proteins:
- the gltB gene encoding glutamate synthase large subunit, which translates into the protein MRTPRQPSQHSANGQNWSFMDARPAAQGMYDPRNEHDACGVGFVATLTGEASHALVEQALTVLRNLEHRGATGSEPDSGDGAGILSQVPDAFLREVAGFELPEAGAYAVGIAFLPEDGTAEAASTIDAIAAEEGLTVLGWREVPVAPELLGATARSTMPAFRQLFVTDGVSKGIDLDRKAFVLRKRAEREAGVYFPSLSARTIVYKGMLTTGQLEPFFPDLSDRRFATAIALVHSRFSTNTFPSWPLAHPYRFVAHNGEINTVKGNRNWMRARESQLISDLFGPQEKLERIFPICTPDASDSASFDEVLELLHLGGRSLPHSVLMMIPEAWENHDSMDPARRAFYQYHSTMMEPWDGPATVTFTDGVQVGAVLDRNGLRPGRYWVTDEGLVVLASEVGVLDIDPAKVVRKGRLQPGRMFLVDTAEHRIIEDDEIKATLAAEQPYAEWLEAGEIELGDLPEREHIVHTHASVTRRQQTFGYTEEELRVILAPMAKTGAEPIGSMGTDSPIAALSERPRLLFDYFTQLFAQVTNPPLDAIREELVTSLRSSLGPQGNLLDPTAASCRSVVLPFPVIDNDELAKLIHINADGDMPGFKAATLSGLYRVHGGGDALAARLEEICAEADAAIENGARLIVLSDRHSDAEHAPIPSLLLTAAVHHHLIRTKQRTQVGLLVEAGDVREVHHVALLIGYGAAAVNPYLAMESVEDLVRAGTFLPGAEPEQAIRNLIYALGKGVLKVMSKMGISTVASYRGAQVFEAVGLDEAFVDKYFNGTATKIGGVGIDVIAQEVAARHAKAYPASGIAPAHRALEIGGEYQWRREGEPHLFDPETVFRLQHSTRTGRFDIFKKYTARVNEQSERLMTLRGLFGFKSGRGPIPIEEVEPVSSIVKRFSTGAMSYGSISQEAHETLAIAMNQLGGKSNTGEGGEDPERLYDPARRSAIKQVASGRFGVTSEYLVNADDIQIKMAQGAKPGEGGQLPGHKVYPWVAKTRHSTPGVGLISPPPHHDIYSIEDLAQLIHDLKNANPQARIHVKLVSEVGVGTVAAGVSKAHADVVLISGHDGGTGASPLTSLKHAGGPWELGLAETQQTLLLNGLRDRIVVQTDGQLKTGRDVVIAALLGAEEFGFATAPLVVSGCVMMRVCHLDTCPVGIATQNPVLRERFSGKAEFVVNFFRFIAEEVRELLAELGFRSIEEAVGHAEVLDVTRAVNHWKAQGLDLEPLFHVPELPEGAVRHQVIAQDHGLEKALDNELIKLAADALNADSQADAQPVRAQVAIRNINRTVGTMLGHEVTKKFGGAGLPDDTIDITFTGSAGQSFGAFVPRGVTLRLEGDANDYVGKGLSGGRIIVRPDRAADHLAEYSVIAGNTLAYGATGGEMFLRGKVGERFCVRNSGALVVSEGVGDHGCEYMTGGQAVVLGQTGRNFAAGMSGGVAYVIDLDRDNVNAGNLGAVEALDDADKQWLHDVVRRHQEETGSTVAEKLLAEWDTAVARFSKIIPSTYKAVLAAKDAAERAGLSETETHEKMMEAATNG
- a CDS encoding VIT1/CCC1 transporter family protein, producing the protein MAIIETEATLHEAHRDNHTHRDVNGGWLRPAVFGAMDGLVSNLALMTGVAGGSVSQQTIIITGLAGLAAGAFSMAAGEYTSVASQRELVEAELDVERRELRRHPEDEEEELAALYEARGVEPALAREVAKQLSRDPEQALEIHAREELGIDPGDLPSPLVAAVSSFGSFALGALLPLLPYLLGAHALWPAVLLALLGLFACGAVVAKVTARSWWYSGLRQLALGGAAAGVTYVLGTLFGTAVR